A genomic window from Ascaphus truei isolate aAscTru1 chromosome 1, aAscTru1.hap1, whole genome shotgun sequence includes:
- the LOC142492378 gene encoding perilipin-2-like yields MTAIVEQQQNVVARLVNLPLVSSTYNMVSSAYVNTKDNHPYLMSVCDVAEKSVKTITSVAITSALPIIQKLEPQIAIANNYACMGLDKIEEKLPILHQPSDKMVSNASDAVAGAKDTVMHSITGVVDKTKGAVHGSVEMTKAVVNGGINTVLGSSVVQMVSSGVDTALTKSETLLDQYLPLTEEELAKEATNLEGFEVGTEKPNYYIRLGSLSSKLRKRAYQQTLTRVKDVKCRSQEAISQLHHTVDLIEYARKNMDSANQKMHNAQEKLYNSWVEWKSSTGQSDTDEAQNTEHIESHTLAIAQNMSQQLQTTCLSLVSSMHGLPQNIQDKAHSISAMAGDIYQNFHSASSFREVSDSLLTTSRGQLQKMKASLDDVMDYLVNSTPLNWLVGPFYPQLAGSPHGEHKCEGAETTSQED; encoded by the exons ATGACTGCAATAGTGGAGCAACAGCAG AATGTGGTGGCCAGGTTGGTTAACCTGCCACTGGTGAGCTCCACCTACAATATGGTGTCGTCTGCTTATGTCAACACCAAAGACAACCATCCTTACTTGATGTCTGTATGTGATGTGGCAGAGAAGAGTGTGAAGACCATCACCTCAGTGGCCATCACCAGTGCTTTGCCCATCATACAGAAACTGGAGCCTCAAA tTGCAATTGCCAACAACTATGCTTGCATGGGCCTGGATAAAATTGAAGAGAAGCTGCCTATTCTGCATCAACCTAGTGATAAG ATGGTCTCCAATGCATCTGATGCAGTGGCTGGTGCCAAAGACACAGTGATGCACAGCATTACAGGGGTTGTTGATAAAACAAAAGGTGCTGTCCATGGAAGTGTGGAAATGACAAAGGCTGTTGTGAATGGCGGCATTAACACCGTCCTGGGAAGCAGTGTTGTGCAGATGGTGAGCAGCGGAGTTGATACTGCGCTGACCAAGTCTGAGACTCTGTTGGATCAATACCTGCCGCTGACGGAGGAAGAATTGG ccAAGGAAGCCACAAATCTTGAAGGGTTTGAAGTGGGAACAGAGAAGCCCAACTACTACATCAGATTGGGGTCACTCTCTTCAAAACTTCGCAAGCGTGCCTACCAGCAAACGCTGACTCGGGTCAAGGATGTCAAATGCAGAAGCCAGGAAGCAATTTCTCAGCTACATCACACAGTTGACCTG ATTGAGTATGCAAGGAAGAACATGGACAGCGCCAACCAGAAGATGCACAATGCTCAAGAGAAACTCTACAACTCATGGGTGGAATGGAAGAGCAGCACAGGACAGTCTGATACTGATGAGGCTCAAAATACTGAG CACATTGAATCGCATACACTAGCAATTGCCCAGAACATGTCTCAGCAGCTTCAGACCACATGTCTCTCTCTGGTATCCAGCATGCACGGCTTGCCACAGAACATCCAAGACAAAGCTCATAGTATTAGTGCCATGGCTGGAGATATTTACCAAAACTTCCACTCTGCCTCCTCCTTCAGAGAAGTGTCTGACAGTCTCCTGACCACCAGCAGAGGACAGCTCCAAAAAATGAAGGCTTCTCTGGATGATGTAATGGATTATCTAGTCAACAGCACACCACTAAACTGGCTGGTTGGTCCTTTTTACCCCCAGTTGGCTGGGTCTCCGCATGGTGAGCACAAATGTGAAGGAGCTGAGACAACCAGCCAGGAAGACTGA